Proteins from one Crocosphaera subtropica ATCC 51142 genomic window:
- the vapC gene encoding type II toxin-antitoxin system tRNA(fMet)-specific endonuclease VapC: MIYLLDTNTCIQYLTGRSPAVMARFKRVRRVEIALCDVVKAELYYGANKSSRREANLALYERFFSQYVSLPFDGTAAIIYGRLRATLEAVGQPIGPYDLMIAAISLANNLILVTHNVDEFSRVEGLTIEDWEV, encoded by the coding sequence GTGATTTATCTACTCGATACTAATACTTGTATTCAATATTTGACCGGTAGAAGTCCTGCGGTAATGGCTCGCTTCAAGAGGGTGAGACGGGTTGAGATCGCTTTGTGTGATGTGGTCAAGGCCGAACTTTACTATGGGGCTAACAAGAGTTCACGTCGTGAGGCCAATCTAGCTTTATACGAACGTTTTTTTAGTCAATATGTGAGTTTACCTTTTGATGGCACGGCGGCCATTATTTATGGTCGCCTCAGAGCAACCCTTGAAGCTGTGGGGCAACCCATTGGCCCCTATGACCTAATGATTGCTGCGATCTCATTAGCCAATAATTTAATTTTAGTGACTCATAATGTTGATGAGTTTAGCCGTGTCGAAGGGTTAACGATTGAAGATTGGGAAGTGTGA